The proteins below are encoded in one region of Chiloscyllium punctatum isolate Juve2018m chromosome 9, sChiPun1.3, whole genome shotgun sequence:
- the LOC140481671 gene encoding collagenase 3-like, which produces MSYMKIVVLFVFVYLSECLALPLSSATEPVSEQDWNQCRKYLKTFYNLTETALRKSNDGLTRKIEEMQEFFGLQVTGTLNRETLTEMKKPRCGVPDVQLYSLFPGRPRWLRNTITYRIEKYTSKLSKREVDAVIPLALQVWSDVTPLTFVRLSSGEADIRISFASRSHGDFNDFDGEGGVLAHAFAPGANLGGDAHFDEDERWTLSRSGINLFIVAAHEFGHSLGLSHSNDRSALMFPTYDPNFYQNIKRYGLPEDDVRGIQALYGARQDPRPTQPQPKPPRPTKTLDKCNPQLSFDAVTNLRGELWFFKNGILWRKHHQRQDVTVIPIKYIFPNIRSVDAAVEFKNRDVVALFKGSKYWLIQGFRILKGYPRSIRSFQFPRSVTHIDAALYVKETRKVLFFVGNKYWSYNTWKNQMDRVYPRRIVDDFPGIGNKVESAFQSKGYFYFSNGARQYEYDYRNKRTVRVLRPNDWLNCN; this is translated from the exons ATGAGCTACATGAAGATTGTCGTTCTTTTTGTATTTGTTTATCTGTCAGAGTGTCTAGCTCTTCCGCTGAGTTCCGCCACGGAACCAGTTAGCGAacaggactggaaccaatgtcgg AAATACCTGAAGACATTTTACAACCTGACAGAGACCGCTTTGAGAAAAAGCAACGACGGATTAACGAGAAAGATCGAAGAAATGCAAGAATTCTTTGGTCTGCAGGTAACTGGCACCCTGAACCGGGAGACGCTGACAGAGATGAAGAAGCCCCGTTGTGGAGTGCCTGATGTCCAACTGTACAGTCTCTTCCCAGGGAGACCTCGGTGGCTCAGAAACACCATCACCTACAG AATTGAAAAGTATACGTCGAAACTGAGCAAGCGAGAGGTCGATGCTGTGATCCCTTTGGCTTTACAAGTTTGGAGCGATGTCACTCCCCTGACCTTTGTCAGACTCTCCTCCGGAGAAGCTGATATCAGGATTTCGTTCGCCAGTCGCA GTCATGGGGACTTTAACGACTTCGATGGAGAGGGCGGTGTTTTAGCGCACGCTTTTGCTCCTGGAGCAAATCTCGGCGGCGATGCTCACTTTGATGAAGATGAAAGGTGGACGTTGTCAAGATCTG GAATCAACTTGTTTATCGTTGCGGCCCATGAATTTGGCCATTCTCTCGGACTGAGTCATTCAAACGATAGATCCGCTTTGATGTTTCCCACCTACGACCCCAATTTCTATCAAAACATCAAAAGGTATGGTCTCCCAGAGGACGACGTGAGAGGCATCCAGGCTTTGTACG GAGCTCGTCAAGATCCAAGACCAACACAACCACAGCCTAAACCACCTCGACCAACAAAAACCCTGGACAAGTGTAATCCCCAATTGTCGTTTGATGCAGTTACTAATTTACGTGGAGAACTTTGGTTCTTTAAGAATGG AATTTTATGGCGGAAACATCATCAACGTCAAGATGTGACAGTAATCCCAATCAAATATATTTTTCCAAATATTCGATCAGTAGATGCTGCTGTTGAATTCAAGAACAGAGATGTGGTGGCCCTTTTCAAAG GATCAAAATATTGGCTAATTCAAGGCTTCAGGATTTTGAAAGGTTATCCTAGGAGCATCAGATCCTTTCAATTTCCAAGATCTGTTACACACATAGATGCTGCCTTATATGTCAAGGAAACAAGAAAAGTCTTATTCTTTGTTGGAAATAAGTATTGGAG TTATAATACATGGAAAAATCAAATGGACAGAGTCTACCCAAGGAGAATAGTTGATGACTTTCCAGGTATTGGAAACAAAGTAGAATCAGCATTTCAAAGCAAAG GCTACTTCTACTTCTCTAATGGAGCCAGACAGTATGAATATGACTACAGGAACAAACGCACTGTCCGTGTTCTGAGGCCAAATGATTGGCTAAACTGCAATTAG